The following nucleotide sequence is from Mucilaginibacter sp. cycad4.
ACCAAGGATGTTTTAATTGAACAGGTGTTTAAAGAAGCTATGCTTGCTTTAACTACCCGCCTCGACGCCGTTATGGCATCCGATATGCCATTTAAAAGCAAGATTGAAAACTTTATAGAATTGTTTTTAACTGAGGCCAATAATTATCCCTACCAGGAAACCTTCCTGATCACCGAGATCAATTCAAACATTTGTAAGTACACCAATGAGGCCGGGCCGCATCATATCAATAAGTTCATGGAGCAGATCAGCGCCGAAATGGAAGCAGGCAATATTGAACAGATGAACCCCATGCATTTTGTGCTGAACCTGTTTTCGCTGATGTCATACCCGCTTATCATGGGGCCCATATATAAAAAGGCTTTTAACCTGAGCAATGAAAATTATACCTGCCTCATTAACGAGCGAAAGAAGATGATCTGTAAAATGATTTTCCAGTAAAAAATTTATCCGGTGATTAACGCAATTGTCAAACAAAATAATTTAACACATATCACAATGTCTTTAATATCAATTCACTCCAATAACTACAAGTTTATATTTATGAAAAATACAGTTCAACTGCTAACCGGCTTTGGGGCCGCCTTAATTTTATTGTCGTCATGCGGCGGTAGCCAAAACCAGGGCGGTGCCATGGCTGCGGGAGCTCCCCAGCCACCGCAAAGCTACCCGGTTTTTAAGATTAGTTTACATGACGCCACGCTGAACAGCGAATACCCTGCTACACTCCAGGGGCAGCAAAATATCGAGATCCGTCCTAAAGTTGATGGTTATGTAGATAAGATTTATATTGACGAGGGCAGCGTTGTAAAAAAGGGCCAGCTGCTTTTTAAGCTCAGCGCACCCCAATATGCCCAGGACGTAAACACCGCGACGGCGGCTATCGCCAGTGCCGAAGCTGATGTAAGCGCTGCCCAGCTGCAGGTTAACAAGACCAGGCCGTTGGTTGAAAAAGATATCATCAGCCATTATGAGCTTGAATCGGCCGAGTATACGCTAAAAGCCCGCAAAGCCACCCTTGCCCAGGCAAAAGCCAGTTTGGCCAACGCCAAAACCAATTTAGGTTATACCGTAATAACCAGCCCGGTTGATGGCGTGGTAGGGACTATCCCTTATAAATTAGGTAGCCTCATCACCGGCTCAACTGCACAGCCTTTAACAACGGTATCCAATATCGGTAAGGTGTATGCCTACTTTGCACTGAATGAAAAGCAGCTGCTTGATTTTTCAAGAACGGTAAAGGGAAAAACCATGAATGAAAAGCTGGCCAACACGCCCCCTGTTTCACTGGTACTACCGGATGGCAGCACTTATGCCGAAAAAGGCAAGGTGGAAACCATCAGCGGTTTAATAAATACCGAAACCGGATCGGCAAGTTACCGGGCAGCATTCCCTAACCCTGTTGGCCTGATCCGCAGCGGCGGAAGCGCTACTATACAGATCCCCCAAGCCGTAAAAGATGCCGTGCTGATCCCTCAAAAGGCCGCTTATGAGTTGCAGGGAAAACATTTTGTTTATGTGGTTGACGGCAAAGGAGCAGTTAAAAATACCGAAGTGAGCGTTATGGACCTCACCACAGGCCAATATTATGTAGTGACTGATGGCCTTAAAGCCGGTGATGCCATTGTTATCGATGGAGCCGGCAGTTTAAAAGACGGCATGGTTATCAAACCGGAAGTACAGGAGAGTGCCGCGGTATATAAAGATCTAAAATAATTTTCACAACACCGGCCGGATTCCTTTTCATCCGGCACCAACATAAACAATATGTTACGTACATTCATTGAAAGACCAGTATTATCTACCGTAATATCGGTAATTATAGTCATACTGGGTATCCTGGGCCTTACAACCTTGCCCATATCAGAATACCCCGATATAGCACCGCCTACAGTGCAGGTATCCGCATCATACCAGGGCGCAAACGCCGAAGTGGTAATGAAAAGTGTTATCGTACCGCTCGAAGAGCAAATTAACGGTGTGGAGAACATGACTTACATGACCTCTACTGCAAGTAATGACGGCAGCGCTGTTATCACTGTTTATTTTAAACAAGGCACCGATCCCGACCTGGCGGCAGTAAACGTGCAGAACAGGGTATCAAAAGCCACCAGTCTGCTTCCTGCCGAGGTTACCAGGGCGGGTGTTACCACCAGTAAACGTCAAAGCAGCATGGTGATGGTATTTTCCCTGTCGAGCGATAATAAAAGCTACGACGAGAAATTTTTGCAAAACTATGCCAATATTAACGTGCTGCCGCAGATCAAGCGTATCAGTGGTGTAGGTGATGCCTCCTCATTTGGCATACAGGATTACTCCATGCGTATTTGGTTAAAGCCCGATGTAATGGCTACGTACGGCCTTGTGCCCGATGACGTGAACAGCGCCCTGGCCGAGCAAAATATTGAGGCTGCGCCGGGTAAAGTAGGAGAGAACGATAACCAGTCGTTCCAGTATGTATTAAAGTACAAAGGCAGGCTTACCAGTGTGCCCGAGTTTGAAAATATTGTGATCCGCTCATCAACCAAGGGGCAGCTGTTGCGCCTGAAAGATATAGCGAGGGTTGAGCTTGGCGCGCAAAGTTACGCCAATGCTACTACCATGAATGGCAAACCTGCAGTAGCTATAGCCATTTATCAAACCGCAGGTTCAAACGCGCACGAGTTAATTAAAAACTGCGAGCAGACTATTGAGGCCGCTTCAAAAACGTTCCCTGCGGGTATTAGCTATACATCCCTTTTTAGTGTTAATGACTTTTTAGATACCTCGATAGAAAAAGTTGTACACACCCTGATCGAAGCCTTTGTACTGGTGTTTATCGTAGTGTTTGTATTCCTTCAGGATTTCCGTTCTACGCTGATCCCGGCTATTGCGGTACCTGTGGCTATTGTAGGTACTTTTTTCTTTCTGCAACTATTTGGCTTTACCATTAACCTGCTCACCCTGTTTGCTATGGTGCTGGCCATTGGTATAGTGGTGGATGATGCTATTGTGGTGGTTGAGGCCGTGCACGCCAAGCTCGATCATGGGGCTAAATCGGCAAAAGCGGCTACAATCAGCGCCATGAATGATATCAGCGGGGCTATCGTATCCATCACTTTGGTAATGGCTGCTGTGTTTATCCCGGTTACGTTCATTACCGGTTCAACCGGGGTGTTTTATAAACAGTTTGGTTTAACGCTTGCTGTCGCGATATTTATATCAGCAGTAAACGCTTTAACATTAAGCCCTGCATTGTGCGCGCTGTTATTGAAACCGCATCCCGAAGGCGAGCATCATAAAACAGGCCTTTTACAAAGATTTTATACAGCCTTTAATACCAGCTTTGATACAATTACCCGCAAGTACAAAAAATCTGTAAGCTTTCTTGCGGCCAAAAAATGGCTCGCCATTGCCGGCATTGCAGTTTTTGGGTTGATATTCTGGTTCCTGCTAAAAACAACACCATCAGGCTTTGTGCCTAATGAAGATCAGGGTTTTATTATTGGCGATATCTCATTACCGCCTGCTGCATCATTGGAGCGTACAACCGAAGTTATCGATAAGGTATCAGGCATGGTAAGGTCTTTGCCCGAAGTGGAATCGACTATCAGGGTTGCCGGCCAGGGTATACTGAGCGGCGCAGGCGGTTCATACGGCTTAATCATGGTTAAGCTTAAACCCTGGGACAAACGTACAGCCAAAGGATCAGACGTAAATAGCGTTATCGGTAAGCTATTTGGCATGACCGCCGGGATTAAAGGTGCTACCGTCCTGTTTTTTGCTCCGCCAACCTTACAGGGCTTTGGTAACAGCAGCGGTTTCGAGTTCCAGGTGCAGGATAAAACAGGAGGCGATATTGTGAAATTTGCCGAAATAAACGGCAAGTTCCTGGGCGCATTAAACCAGCGTCCGGAAATTCAATACGCGTCGACGTTTTTTAACACCAACTTCCCACAGTTTTTGGTTGATGTTAACGTAGCCAAATGTAAGGATGCCGGTATAACCGTAAACTCGGTGTTAAGCGCTTTACAGGGATATTTTGGTGGTGTTTATGCCTCTAATTTTAATGAGTTTGGCAAGCAATACCGTGTAATGATCCAGGCAGATGCAGCTTACAGGGGTACCACAGGCAGCCTGAACAACATGTATGTACGTAATGCCAATAATACGATGGCCCCTATATCTGAGTTTGTTACGCTGAAAAAAGTATATGGCCCTGAATCAATTAACCGTTTTAACCTGTTTACTTCTATTTCGGTAAACGGCGCTCCGAAACCGGGCTTCAGTACGGGCGATGCCATTAAAGCCATACAGGAAGTAGGTGCAAAAACATTGCCTGCCGGTTATGGGTTTGAGTTTTCGGGCCTTACCCGCGAGGAGATTGCCAGTGGCAGCCAAACCATTTTTATTTTCCTGCTGTGCCTGGTGTTTGTGTACTTCTTGTTGAGTGCACAGTACGAGAGCTATATTCTGCCATTTGCAGTATTACTGTCACTGCCCATAGGTTTGGCCGGTGCATTCATATTCGCTAAGATCTTCGGTATTCAAAACAATATTTATTTGCAGATCACCCTCATTATGCTCATCGGCCTGTTAGCCAAAAATGCTATCCTGATAGTTGAATTTGCGGTAGCCCGCAGGCGAAACGGCGAAAGCATTGTGCAGGCCGCTATTGATGGTTCGGTTGCCCGTTTAAGGCCAATTTTAATGACATCCTTCGCATTTATACTGGGGTTAGTCCCGCTAATGATTGCATCAGGAGCAGGTGCCGAAGGTAACCGATCTATAGGTACAGGTGCTGTAGGCGGGATGCTGATCGGTACCATATTCGGTGTGTTTGTGATCCCGGTGCTGTTCATCATCTTCCAGTCACTTCAGGAACGGATAAGCGGTAAACCTGCGGATAAAGAAATAGAAATTGAAACCGAAACGGTAGCCTGAGAGCAAAACTTTTAAGAACAATAAACAAGCAAAAAAATGATCCATTCATATAAACGGCAAATATTGGCCACGCTGGCAGCAACGGCGGTATTTGCCTCATGTGTTACAAAAAAATACCAGCAGCCGGTGGTAAATACCGATAAGCTGTACCGTGATACCACCATCAGCGATACCACATCAATGGCCGGCATGCCGGTAAACCAGCTGTTTTCTGATATGGTACTGGTAAACCTGATTAAGGAAGGCCTGCGTGAAAACCTCGATTTGAAAACTGCTGTACAGCGCATTAACGAGGCGCAGGCAACATTTAACCAAAGCAAGGCGGCATATCTGCCAAGCCTTGAAGGAAGCGGAACCGTTACAAGGGCAAAAACATCAGCAGCAAGCTTAAATTTTCCGCCTGAGTTTGCAAACTCGTTCAATCTTAAAACAACTACTTACCAGGCAGCCTTGAGCACCAGTTGGGAAGCTGATATCTGGGGCAAATTAAGTAGT
It contains:
- a CDS encoding TetR/AcrR family transcriptional regulator, whose amino-acid sequence is MPIRDTGAEQLIKDTAKHIFFAEGRLHANTQDIADAAGVSRTLLNYYFRTKDVLIEQVFKEAMLALTTRLDAVMASDMPFKSKIENFIELFLTEANNYPYQETFLITEINSNICKYTNEAGPHHINKFMEQISAEMEAGNIEQMNPMHFVLNLFSLMSYPLIMGPIYKKAFNLSNENYTCLINERKKMICKMIFQ
- a CDS encoding efflux RND transporter periplasmic adaptor subunit, translated to MKNTVQLLTGFGAALILLSSCGGSQNQGGAMAAGAPQPPQSYPVFKISLHDATLNSEYPATLQGQQNIEIRPKVDGYVDKIYIDEGSVVKKGQLLFKLSAPQYAQDVNTATAAIASAEADVSAAQLQVNKTRPLVEKDIISHYELESAEYTLKARKATLAQAKASLANAKTNLGYTVITSPVDGVVGTIPYKLGSLITGSTAQPLTTVSNIGKVYAYFALNEKQLLDFSRTVKGKTMNEKLANTPPVSLVLPDGSTYAEKGKVETISGLINTETGSASYRAAFPNPVGLIRSGGSATIQIPQAVKDAVLIPQKAAYELQGKHFVYVVDGKGAVKNTEVSVMDLTTGQYYVVTDGLKAGDAIVIDGAGSLKDGMVIKPEVQESAAVYKDLK
- a CDS encoding efflux RND transporter permease subunit, with amino-acid sequence MLRTFIERPVLSTVISVIIVILGILGLTTLPISEYPDIAPPTVQVSASYQGANAEVVMKSVIVPLEEQINGVENMTYMTSTASNDGSAVITVYFKQGTDPDLAAVNVQNRVSKATSLLPAEVTRAGVTTSKRQSSMVMVFSLSSDNKSYDEKFLQNYANINVLPQIKRISGVGDASSFGIQDYSMRIWLKPDVMATYGLVPDDVNSALAEQNIEAAPGKVGENDNQSFQYVLKYKGRLTSVPEFENIVIRSSTKGQLLRLKDIARVELGAQSYANATTMNGKPAVAIAIYQTAGSNAHELIKNCEQTIEAASKTFPAGISYTSLFSVNDFLDTSIEKVVHTLIEAFVLVFIVVFVFLQDFRSTLIPAIAVPVAIVGTFFFLQLFGFTINLLTLFAMVLAIGIVVDDAIVVVEAVHAKLDHGAKSAKAATISAMNDISGAIVSITLVMAAVFIPVTFITGSTGVFYKQFGLTLAVAIFISAVNALTLSPALCALLLKPHPEGEHHKTGLLQRFYTAFNTSFDTITRKYKKSVSFLAAKKWLAIAGIAVFGLIFWFLLKTTPSGFVPNEDQGFIIGDISLPPAASLERTTEVIDKVSGMVRSLPEVESTIRVAGQGILSGAGGSYGLIMVKLKPWDKRTAKGSDVNSVIGKLFGMTAGIKGATVLFFAPPTLQGFGNSSGFEFQVQDKTGGDIVKFAEINGKFLGALNQRPEIQYASTFFNTNFPQFLVDVNVAKCKDAGITVNSVLSALQGYFGGVYASNFNEFGKQYRVMIQADAAYRGTTGSLNNMYVRNANNTMAPISEFVTLKKVYGPESINRFNLFTSISVNGAPKPGFSTGDAIKAIQEVGAKTLPAGYGFEFSGLTREEIASGSQTIFIFLLCLVFVYFLLSAQYESYILPFAVLLSLPIGLAGAFIFAKIFGIQNNIYLQITLIMLIGLLAKNAILIVEFAVARRRNGESIVQAAIDGSVARLRPILMTSFAFILGLVPLMIASGAGAEGNRSIGTGAVGGMLIGTIFGVFVIPVLFIIFQSLQERISGKPADKEIEIETETVA